One Heptranchias perlo isolate sHepPer1 unplaced genomic scaffold, sHepPer1.hap1 HAP1_SCAFFOLD_684, whole genome shotgun sequence DNA window includes the following coding sequences:
- the LOC137318249 gene encoding tumor necrosis factor receptor superfamily member 5-like encodes MGPWGQRDVLVALISLLCHTKLVNSGPSAPRGRPCFAETEYYENDLRQCCRKCSPGHYAYRRCTQSQDTDCRPCPPGEFTEFWNYILECKLCPACDQRRGLVVQENCSSTVKTKCQCVSGMHCVDVRDCTDCELHRSCPPGQQISRAGTPTHDTNCVPCPPGTFQKVESLERCQRHKNCSAHRLVEAREGTANSDAICKDPEPARAGGVSYPPAVWRPTQHLDPAPDNSYLLIAAVTMAFLFLCALLGGIAAYVWNRRRNGEQKPNTNTQTVTDTDRTSLESNQPLLSNKPASPLPPPAPARLRHRGPRPPGGPGPSGLRGVSGPARRRLVGPDVSRGPRGERDSGQGGGPVPLGWRRPGPGAGRGPQAKERPSGPLITAAGVQARGPDEARGSARNLRGTRPRGSQR; translated from the exons TTGGTGAACTCTGGACCCTCCGCCCCGCGTGGGAGGCCGTGTTTTGCAGAGACTGAGTACTACGAGAATGATCTCCGCCAGTGCTGTCGGAAGTGCTCGCCAG gtcaCTACGCCTATCGTCGATGTACGCAGTCCCAGGATACAGACTGCCGGCCGTGTCCGCCCGGGGAGTTCACCGAGTTCTGGAATTATATCCTGGAGTGCAAACTCTGTCCGGCCTGCGATCAAC GCCGGGGGCTGGTCGTGCAAGAGAATTGTTCGAGCACGGTCAAAACCAAGtgtcagtgcgtcagtgggatgCACTGCGTTGACGTCCGAGACTGTACAGATTGTGAGCTGCACAGGTCCTGTCCGCCCGGGCAGCAGATCTCTCGGGCAG GGACTCCCACACACGACACGAACTGTGTGCCCTGTCCACCCGGAACCTTCCAGAAGGTCGAATCGTTGGAGAGATGTCAAAGGCACAAGAA CTGCTCCGCCCATCGATTGGTTGAGGCGCGCGAGGGGACGGCCAATTCGGACGCGATCTGCAAGGACCCCGAGCCCGCACGGGCAGGAGGCGTCAGCTACCCCCCAGCTGTGTGGAGACCCACCCAACATCTGGACCCCGCTCCGGACA ATTCTTACTTGCTGATTGCCGCGGTGACGATGGCCTTTCTGTTCCTCTGTGCGCTTCTGGGGGGAATTGCCGCGTACGTCTGGAACAGACGACGTAACGGAG AGCAAAAGCCAAACACGAACACA CAGACGGTGACTGACACGGATCGGACGAGTTTGGAGTCAAACCAGCCCCTCCTGTCCAACAAGCCGGccagccccctccctccaccGGCCCCCGCCCGCCTCCGGCACCGGGGGCCCAGGCCCCCAGGAGGCCCAGGCCCGTCTGGGCTCCGGGGAGTCTCTGGGCCGGCCAGACGGCGACTGGTGGGGCCAGACGTCTCGCGGGGACCTCGCGGGGAGCGGGACTCCGGTCAGGGCGGAGGCCCAGTTCCGCTCGGCTGGAGGCGGCCTGGGCCTGGGGCTGGACGGGGACCCCAGGCCAAGGAGCGGCCCTCGGGCCCCCTCATCACCGCAGCCGGAGTCCAGGCCCGAGGGCCAGACGAGGCCCGGGGCTCAGCCAGGAACCTGCGGGGGACACGGCCTCGTGGGTCTCAACGgtga